In one Burkholderiales bacterium GJ-E10 genomic region, the following are encoded:
- a CDS encoding NAD-dependent epimerase/dehydratase, translated as MQGKTALVTGLGGFTGGYLKAALAAKGCRVIGLSHAPSDDPDAMACDLTDSAAVMAAVQSVRPDFVAHLAAQTFVAHRDVEAFYRVNVLGTMNLLDALGSLDAPPQRVLLASSANVYGTPNVEVIDESVCPAPVSHYACSKLAMEHMARTWMDRLPIILVRPFNYTGPGQNPQFLVPKIVDHFRRGARTIELGNLDVSRDFSDVRDVVAAYVGLLESEAQSVTVNVCSGTDISLRAILAQMAEIVGYEIEVRVNPAFVRANEIPRLRGSNELLWRLISPPPARGLSETLMAMYQA; from the coding sequence GTGCAGGGCAAAACTGCGCTCGTTACCGGCCTCGGCGGCTTCACCGGCGGCTACCTCAAGGCGGCCCTGGCGGCGAAGGGCTGCCGGGTGATCGGATTGAGCCATGCGCCCTCGGATGACCCCGACGCGATGGCGTGCGACCTGACGGATAGCGCCGCCGTGATGGCGGCGGTGCAGTCGGTACGGCCGGATTTCGTGGCGCATCTGGCGGCGCAGACCTTCGTCGCGCATCGGGATGTCGAAGCCTTCTACCGGGTCAACGTGCTGGGCACGATGAATTTGCTGGACGCGCTGGGATCCCTCGACGCTCCGCCGCAAAGAGTGCTTCTGGCTAGTTCGGCAAACGTCTACGGCACGCCGAATGTCGAAGTGATCGACGAGTCCGTCTGCCCTGCTCCGGTCAGCCATTACGCTTGCAGCAAGCTGGCAATGGAGCACATGGCCCGAACCTGGATGGATCGGCTGCCGATCATCCTGGTTCGGCCGTTCAACTACACCGGGCCGGGGCAGAATCCGCAGTTCCTGGTGCCAAAAATCGTCGATCATTTCCGACGTGGCGCGCGCACCATCGAACTCGGCAATCTCGACGTCAGCCGGGATTTTTCGGATGTTCGCGACGTCGTGGCGGCATACGTCGGACTTCTCGAATCCGAAGCGCAGTCGGTGACGGTGAATGTCTGTTCCGGAACCGACATCTCGCTGCGCGCCATTCTGGCGCAGATGGCGGAGATCGTCGGCTACGAGATCGAAGTACGGGTTAACCCCGCCTTCGTGCGGGCGAATGAGATTCCCCGTCTGCGCGGCTCCAACGAGCTGTTGTGGCGGCTGATTTCTCCGCCCCCTGCCCGTGGGCTTTCGGAAACCCTGATGGCGATGTATCAAGCGTAA
- a CDS encoding GDP-mannose 4,6-dehydratase, translating into MASLLLSHGYDIWGTYRRTSSVNFWRLEELGIESHPNLHLTEFDLTDMGSAIRLLEKSGATEIYNLAAQSFVGVSFNQPIATAHMTGVGPVHLLEAIRIVNSKIRFYQASTSEMFGKVQAIPQSEETPFYPRSPYGVAKLYAHWMTVNYRESYGIFGASGILFNHESPLRGREFVTRKITDGIARIKLGKLDVLELGNLDAKRDWGYAREYVEGMWRMLQSDEPDTYVLATGRTETVRDFVTLAAKAAGIDIEWRGKAEAEHGVDTATGKTIVRVNPRFYRPAEVDLLIGDPSKAKAKLGWEAKTSLEDLCRMMVEADLQRVDRGVSF; encoded by the coding sequence TTGGCATCCTTGCTGCTATCGCATGGCTATGATATCTGGGGTACGTATCGACGAACAAGTTCCGTCAATTTCTGGCGTCTCGAGGAACTCGGCATCGAAAGCCATCCCAATCTTCATTTGACCGAATTTGATTTGACGGATATGGGATCCGCGATTCGACTGCTGGAAAAAAGTGGCGCAACCGAAATCTACAACTTGGCGGCGCAGAGTTTTGTCGGGGTAAGTTTCAACCAACCTATCGCGACCGCGCATATGACCGGCGTAGGACCGGTTCACTTGCTCGAAGCCATTCGGATCGTCAATTCGAAGATTCGCTTCTACCAGGCAAGCACCTCAGAGATGTTCGGCAAGGTGCAAGCCATTCCGCAAAGCGAGGAAACCCCCTTTTATCCCCGCAGTCCGTACGGCGTGGCCAAGCTTTATGCCCACTGGATGACGGTGAATTACCGCGAGAGCTACGGTATTTTTGGCGCCAGCGGCATCCTGTTCAACCACGAGAGCCCATTGCGGGGCCGCGAATTCGTCACCCGCAAGATCACCGATGGCATTGCCCGCATCAAGCTCGGCAAGCTCGACGTGCTGGAGCTTGGCAATCTCGATGCCAAGCGCGACTGGGGCTACGCGCGGGAATATGTCGAAGGCATGTGGCGCATGCTGCAGTCCGATGAACCGGACACCTACGTGCTGGCCACCGGTCGCACCGAGACCGTGCGCGATTTCGTGACGCTGGCTGCGAAGGCCGCCGGTATCGACATTGAATGGCGCGGCAAGGCCGAAGCCGAACACGGCGTCGATACCGCAACCGGCAAGACCATCGTGCGCGTCAATCCGCGGTTTTATCGCCCCGCCGAGGTCGATCTGTTGATCGGTGACCCCTCCAAAGCCAAAGCCAAGCTGGGATGGGAAGCCAAGACCTCCCTCGAAGATCTCTGCCGCATGATGGTGGAAGCCGATCTGCAGCGGGTCGACCGCGGCGTGTCGTTTTGA
- a CDS encoding capsule polysaccharide exporter, ATP-binding protein, producing the protein MHRSGLRRSLPSTTRRRSRIFAAPDLTSPELFGKRGDRAMVIVAHQTDLIRAHCDHAAILEQGRLTVYESVDAAIHAYENL; encoded by the coding sequence GTGCACCGTTCCGGCTTGCGCCGCTCGCTGCCGTCCACGACCAGGCGGCGTTCGAGAATATTCGCTGCGCCGGACCTGACCAGCCCCGAACTCTTCGGCAAGCGCGGCGACCGGGCGATGGTGATCGTGGCGCACCAGACCGACCTCATCCGCGCGCACTGCGACCATGCGGCGATTCTTGAACAGGGGCGACTGACCGTGTATGAGAGCGTGGATGCGGCGATCCATGCGTATGAAAATCTTTGA
- a CDS encoding pimeloyl-CoA biosynthesis protein BioC, whose translation MDGIPLLIPPDDYSDAVVDISEATGISDAARIERALTTAIRYRLHRPQLRSEFGGVVDRYVEIQRSESNIADNSLQPLSLIAEYFNPTFFANTIDHRSIRVRNQSNIVIASSDEKPFHLSYWLYDTNDNPIEGIRTRLPIPLQPGDELTVPLQIKLPLPGIYRIDVLLVREHEKWFFENILLTRQLTVVDFPGASSPIEFGDHPGPFDIEIDLKESGNVFKRSIEFLKENSARELLALEIACGSDPLTLRFSVPGVKAIASDLALPQLLLGAAGRFGNNGIPDMFDFVCCNFDAPPFRGGAFDVIVIAAALHHMRDLVATLKMMKRLLNFGGAIVLVREPAKIAADDPTFLSELKNGFNEQQFVLAEYHEMYSRANIRPIYERIDFDCSYKAICVSQSD comes from the coding sequence GTGGACGGAATTCCGCTTCTAATTCCCCCCGATGACTATTCCGACGCTGTAGTGGATATTTCTGAGGCTACGGGGATTAGCGACGCGGCGCGTATAGAGCGCGCCCTTACTACTGCAATACGATATCGCTTACACCGACCTCAACTTCGCTCCGAGTTCGGAGGCGTCGTGGATCGCTATGTGGAGATTCAGCGATCTGAGTCGAATATAGCCGATAACTCGCTCCAGCCGCTTTCTTTAATTGCCGAGTACTTTAATCCAACTTTTTTCGCCAACACAATCGACCACCGCTCGATCCGCGTACGCAATCAATCGAACATTGTGATTGCGAGCTCCGATGAGAAGCCATTTCATCTATCCTATTGGCTGTACGACACCAACGACAATCCGATTGAGGGAATACGTACACGCCTACCAATTCCACTGCAACCCGGAGATGAGTTAACAGTTCCGCTACAGATTAAGTTGCCGCTGCCCGGCATCTATAGAATTGATGTTTTGCTGGTAAGGGAACATGAAAAGTGGTTTTTTGAAAATATTTTATTGACAAGGCAATTAACGGTTGTGGATTTTCCAGGGGCGAGCTCACCGATAGAATTCGGAGACCATCCGGGGCCATTCGACATTGAAATTGACCTTAAGGAATCCGGAAATGTTTTTAAGCGCTCGATTGAGTTTTTAAAAGAAAACTCAGCGCGCGAACTCCTTGCCTTGGAAATTGCCTGCGGATCAGACCCGCTGACGCTAAGGTTTAGCGTGCCCGGCGTTAAAGCTATAGCTTCAGATTTGGCGCTTCCCCAACTCCTATTGGGAGCAGCCGGAAGGTTTGGCAATAACGGAATTCCCGATATGTTTGATTTCGTTTGCTGCAACTTTGATGCGCCGCCTTTTCGTGGTGGCGCATTTGATGTGATCGTAATCGCCGCTGCTCTCCATCATATGCGAGATCTGGTTGCCACCTTAAAGATGATGAAGCGTCTGTTAAATTTTGGTGGCGCCATAGTGCTTGTTCGCGAGCCGGCGAAGATTGCCGCGGATGATCCAACGTTTTTAAGCGAACTCAAAAATGGATTCAATGAGCAGCAATTTGTTTTGGCGGAATATCATGAAATGTATTCGAGGGCGAATATTCGCCCAATATATGAACGCATAGACTTCGATTGCTCCTATAAGGCGATTTGCGTTTCGCAATCAGATTGA
- a CDS encoding capsule polysaccharide export ATP-binding protein: MLELIDICKSYPIHHGRSYRQILDRVNLTVRPGEKWGIMGRNGAGKSTLIRIMSGSDRPHSGTVRKGMSVSWPLAFGDAFQGSLTGKDNARLISRVYGVDYARTLAMVEDFAELGAYLGEPVKNYSSGMRARLAFAISMAIEFDCFLIDEAMSVGDHRFAVKCDTELFGKRGDRAMVIVAHQTDLIRAHCDHAAILDQGRLTVYESVDAAIHAYENL, encoded by the coding sequence ATGCTGGAACTGATCGACATCTGCAAGAGCTATCCCATCCACCACGGGCGCAGCTACCGCCAGATCCTAGACCGCGTCAACCTGACGGTGCGGCCGGGAGAGAAGTGGGGCATCATGGGTCGCAACGGCGCCGGCAAGTCGACCCTCATCCGCATCATGAGCGGCTCCGACCGGCCGCACAGCGGCACCGTCCGCAAGGGCATGTCGGTGTCGTGGCCGCTGGCCTTCGGCGACGCCTTTCAGGGCAGCCTCACCGGCAAGGACAACGCGCGCCTGATTTCGCGGGTGTACGGGGTAGATTACGCCAGGACCCTGGCGATGGTCGAGGACTTCGCCGAGCTGGGTGCCTACCTCGGCGAGCCGGTCAAGAACTATTCCTCCGGCATGCGCGCGCGTCTGGCGTTCGCCATTTCCATGGCGATCGAGTTCGATTGCTTTCTCATCGACGAAGCGATGTCGGTCGGCGACCACCGCTTTGCCGTGAAATGCGACACCGAATTGTTCGGCAAGCGCGGCGACCGGGCCATGGTGATCGTGGCGCACCAGACCGACCTCATCCGCGCGCATTGCGATCACGCCGCGATTCTCGACCAGGGGCGCCTGACGGTATATGAGAGCGTGGATGCGGCGATCCACGCTTACGAAAACCTGTGA
- a CDS encoding YcfA family protein codes for MSNWPSVKARRLLAALLGLGWEIKRQTGSHKTLVRNGWPDYVFAFHDGDEIGPRMLARVAKHTGLTPGDL; via the coding sequence ATGAGCAATTGGCCGTCTGTAAAGGCCAGACGGCTGCTCGCGGCATTGCTTGGCTTGGGCTGGGAGATCAAGCGGCAAACAGGCTCGCACAAGACCTTGGTCCGTAACGGGTGGCCTGATTATGTGTTTGCTTTCCATGATGGCGATGAAATCGGCCCCCGTATGCTGGCGCGAGTGGCCAAGCATACTGGGCTCACGCCGGGCGACCTGTGA
- a CDS encoding group 1 glycosyl transferase: MPDAYCDKNLAGREIGMSGTARVSVELRPALDGHFGIPQETRLLFSALAGIPEIELHGWLQTSIRATQGGVPPESTLPVPEQVHRYAQTVVSLKGSVAADWKEGVGNFLAFHAARWRLRLSAWLGLGSVRLRRFETRYFEDFIWQGLFARSVPPQERERVLRCNHWVCPAPWRSMHLAGLERRWFFGRAAYPRMALGDIDVFIAQTPYPGSVSKGTALVVHYHDAIPVLMPHTISDRAFHQASHFHALAANVRDGSWFVCVSEATRQDLLRLFPEAEPRAVTIHNMLPAHYFPSAPEPERVAGIVRRYQHGDFVPPKSQGSNRTPSRTYKLTRRFGNEAEKSAFYEHAFGEKSRFLLMVSTIEPRKNHQRLLEAWEVLRDQMDRNLKLVLVGHIGWDYKSLLDGCEDWIEQGGLFMLHSVPADALRILYRHALVTVCPSVGEGFDFSGVEAMRCGGVVAASDIPVHREVYGMASEYFDPYDTASLVQALRRMIDADDADVRREALRQAGAEQSAAYLPERIVPQWAEFLRRVADEARRARR; this comes from the coding sequence TTGCCGGATGCCTACTGTGACAAAAACCTCGCAGGCCGCGAAATTGGTATGAGTGGTACCGCACGCGTATCGGTCGAGCTGCGCCCCGCCCTCGACGGCCACTTCGGCATCCCCCAGGAAACCCGGCTGCTTTTCAGCGCGCTCGCCGGCATCCCGGAGATCGAACTGCACGGCTGGCTGCAGACGTCAATCCGCGCCACCCAAGGAGGTGTGCCCCCGGAAAGTACGCTGCCGGTGCCGGAACAGGTACACCGCTACGCGCAAACCGTCGTTTCGCTCAAAGGCAGCGTGGCGGCGGACTGGAAGGAAGGCGTCGGCAACTTTCTGGCGTTTCATGCCGCACGCTGGCGGCTGCGGCTTTCGGCTTGGCTGGGTTTGGGTTCGGTGCGCTTGCGCCGCTTCGAGACCCGCTATTTCGAGGATTTCATCTGGCAGGGGCTGTTCGCGCGCAGCGTGCCGCCGCAGGAGCGGGAGCGGGTATTGCGCTGCAATCACTGGGTCTGCCCTGCCCCCTGGCGATCGATGCACCTGGCGGGACTGGAGCGGCGCTGGTTTTTCGGGCGCGCCGCCTACCCGCGCATGGCGCTGGGCGACATCGACGTTTTCATCGCCCAGACCCCCTACCCCGGTAGCGTCAGCAAAGGCACGGCGCTGGTCGTGCACTACCACGATGCAATTCCGGTGCTGATGCCGCACACCATTTCCGATCGCGCCTTCCATCAGGCGAGCCACTTCCATGCGCTGGCGGCCAACGTGCGCGACGGCTCCTGGTTCGTATGCGTCTCGGAAGCGACGCGGCAGGATTTGCTGCGGCTGTTCCCGGAGGCGGAGCCGCGGGCGGTTACCATTCACAACATGCTGCCGGCGCACTATTTCCCCTCCGCGCCGGAGCCGGAACGCGTTGCCGGCATCGTGCGCCGGTATCAGCACGGCGACTTCGTGCCGCCGAAGTCGCAGGGGTCCAACCGCACGCCCAGCCGCACGTACAAGCTGACCCGGCGCTTCGGCAACGAGGCCGAAAAAAGCGCCTTCTACGAGCACGCCTTTGGCGAGAAAAGCCGGTTCCTGCTGATGGTGTCGACCATCGAACCGCGCAAGAACCACCAGCGCCTGCTGGAAGCCTGGGAGGTGCTCCGCGACCAGATGGACCGGAACCTGAAGCTGGTGCTGGTCGGCCACATCGGCTGGGATTACAAGAGCCTGCTCGACGGTTGCGAAGACTGGATCGAGCAAGGCGGGTTGTTCATGCTCCACAGCGTTCCCGCCGATGCGCTGCGGATCCTGTACCGCCATGCGCTGGTGACGGTGTGCCCGAGTGTGGGAGAAGGATTCGACTTCTCCGGCGTGGAGGCGATGCGCTGCGGCGGCGTGGTGGCGGCCTCCGACATTCCGGTGCACCGCGAGGTGTACGGCATGGCGTCGGAGTATTTCGATCCCTACGATACCGCGAGCCTGGTGCAGGCGCTGCGCCGCATGATCGACGCGGACGATGCCGATGTCCGGCGCGAGGCGCTGCGGCAAGCCGGAGCGGAGCAAAGCGCCGCATACCTGCCCGAGCGCATCGTGCCGCAATGGGCGGAATTTCTCCGCCGGGTGGCGGACGAAGCGCGCCGGGCGAGACGGTGA